From one Lotus japonicus ecotype B-129 chromosome 3, LjGifu_v1.2 genomic stretch:
- the LOC130743608 gene encoding F-box/kelch-repeat protein At3g23880-like — protein sequence MKKRTQPVKHGPVVLPSELVREILSWLPVKTLMQFKSVSKFWKSLITIDKEFAKLHLGRSPKTSHVLLTLKEEEEDSRNCVIAPCSLRLLLEEPLSMIDEDLCYNFLAKYFVIGSSNGLVCLGSRNFYDFDFGTMDKFWVRIWNPATQLRSKKSPAFSIGNSKRFGFGYDDSRDTYKVVVLSDYPSRGKMITKTMVYCMGDSHWRNISSDPGRPLSLMSRVGKFVGGCVNWLLEDPNNLYEHIGDSEDDECDDIIQMAILSFDMREETYRFLSLPDTGGVPYTSTGFGVLGDCLCLYYNHEETHFIVWQMREFGVRESWTRLMSVSYAHLRCERYAFSLPKICLCEDGDILMLIHGFKAIKYNLRENSVKHVQHPDNKLWLNVNTYVQSLVLPR from the exons ATGAAAAAGCGTACCCAACCCGTCAAGCATGGTCCCGTTGTTCTCCCTTCGGAACTTGTGAGAGAAATCTTGTCGTGGCTTCCGGTGAAGACCCTCATGCAATTCAAGTCTGTTTCCAAGTTTTGGAAATCACTAATCACTATAGACAAAGAGTTCGCAAAACTGCATCTGGGAAGATCACCAAAAACCAGTCACGTACTCCTCACcttaaaagaagaagaagaagacagtAGAAACTGCGTCATCGCACCGTGCTCCCTGCgtcttttgctcgaggagccATTGTCCATGATCGATGAAGACCTATGTTACAATTTTTTGGCCAAGTACTTCGTCATTGGATCAAGTAACGGCTTGGTCTGTTTGGGTTCGAGAAACttttatgattttgattttggcaCTATGGACAAGTTTTGGGTCCGAATTTGGAACCCAGCCACACAATTAAGGTCCAAGAAATCACCAGCCTTTAGTATCGGCAACAGCAAGAGGTTTGGGTTTGGCTATGATGATTCACGTGACACTTACAAG GTGGTGGTGCTTTCAGATTATCCTAGTCGTGGAAAGATGATAACAAAGACAATGGTTTATTGCATGGGTGATAGTCACTGGAGAAATATTTCGAGTGATCCCGGCAGACCACTTTCGCTAATGTCGAGAGTTGGGAAATTCGTGGGTGGCTGTGTTAATTGGTTATTAGAAGATCCCAACAATTTGTATGAACACATTGGGGATAGTGAGGACGATGAGTGCGACGATATTATCCAAATGGCCATTCTTTCATTTGACATGCGTGAGGAGACATATAGATTTTTGTCATTGCCGGATACTGGTGGCGTGCCTTATACTAGCACAGGCTTTGGAGTTTTGGGGGATTGTCTGTGTCTTTATTATAACCATGAGGAAACCCATTTTATTGTGTGGCAAATGAGAGAGTTTGGAGTTCGAGAGTCTTGGACTCGATTGATGAGTGTGAGTTATGCACATCTTCGATGTGAAAGGTATGCATTTAGTCTACCAAAAATATGCTTATGTGAAGATGGTGACATCCTGATGCTTATACATGGTTTCAAAGCTATCAAGTATAACCTAAGAGAGAATAGCGTGAAACATGTTCAACACCCCGACAACAAACTTTGGCTGAATGTCAACACTTATGTCCAAAGTTTGGTTTTACCTCGTTAA